The following coding sequences are from one Selenomonas sputigena ATCC 35185 window:
- a CDS encoding DUF134 domain-containing protein, whose translation MPRPTRGRRICVRPAYERFTPAGFPGGEAVTLLVEEYECIRSIDHDGLKQEECAKRMAISRTTVAEIYAAARKKIAESLVHGRPLVIEGGFYQLCDMSAPCGKCCPRAEARQGYCFSPPRKKGEGTMRIAVPYENENGTVFQHFGHSQAFKLYDVKEDAVEKSEVVSTQGSGHGALAGLLKENEVDALICGGIGAGAIEALTDAGIRVYAGVKGAADEAVAQHLAGTLEYTTEANCSHHGEGHEHAEGGHRCSHAHGAGEGQHRHGEGHGHCGQHHGEGHGEGHAQHHGEGQAHAHRHGQDAAMGEGRCPHRGKGGGHGHGRGGHGAGHGPHQQ comes from the coding sequence GTGCCAAGACCGACGCGGGGGCGAAGGATCTGCGTGCGTCCCGCCTACGAGCGCTTCACGCCTGCGGGCTTTCCCGGCGGCGAGGCCGTCACCCTGCTCGTCGAAGAGTACGAGTGCATACGCAGCATCGACCACGACGGGCTAAAGCAGGAGGAATGCGCCAAACGCATGGCGATCTCGCGCACGACGGTCGCCGAAATCTATGCCGCAGCGCGCAAAAAAATCGCCGAGAGCCTCGTCCACGGCAGACCGCTCGTCATCGAAGGCGGCTTCTACCAGCTCTGCGACATGTCCGCACCGTGCGGCAAATGCTGCCCGCGTGCCGAGGCGCGTCAAGGCTATTGCTTTTCGCCCCCGAGAAAGAAAGGAGAAGGAACGATGAGAATCGCAGTCCCCTATGAAAATGAAAACGGCACGGTGTTCCAGCATTTCGGACACTCGCAGGCATTCAAGCTCTATGACGTCAAGGAGGACGCCGTTGAGAAATCGGAGGTTGTCAGCACGCAAGGCAGCGGTCACGGCGCACTCGCCGGCCTTTTGAAGGAAAACGAAGTCGATGCGCTCATCTGCGGCGGCATCGGCGCGGGCGCGATCGAGGCGCTCACGGATGCCGGCATCCGCGTCTATGCCGGCGTCAAGGGCGCGGCGGACGAGGCTGTCGCACAGCATCTCGCCGGCACGCTTGAGTATACGACGGAAGCAAACTGCTCGCATCACGGCGAGGGACATGAGCACGCCGAAGGCGGCCATCGCTGCTCCCACGCGCACGGCGCGGGCGAAGGTCAGCACCGCCACGGCGAGGGTCACGGCCACTGCGGTCAGCACCACGGCGAAGGACACGGCGAAGGACATGCGCAGCACCACGGCGAAGGCCAAGCGCACGCACACCGCCACGGACAGGACGCCGCCATGGGTGAAGGGCGCTGTCCGCATCGCGGCAAAGGCGGCGGCCACGGCCACGGTCGCGGCGGCCACGGAGCAGGCCACGGCCCGCACCAGCAGTAA
- the murA gene encoding UDP-N-acetylglucosamine 1-carboxyvinyltransferase, protein MEKLIIKGGCRLAGRVKISGAKNAVLPIIAATLLGQDAPSRLEEVPSLDDVHTITEVLQALGVHAAFDNAANALTVDSCEIKRTEAPYELVRKMRASFLIMGPLLARLGHAKISLPGGCAIGTRPIDLHLKGFEALGAKIEIGHGYIEARADAGLKGARIYLDFPSVGATENILMAASMAEGQTVLENPAQEPEIVDLANFLNVMGAKVRGAGTNVIKIEGVKKLTGHNYTIIPDRIEAGTYMVAAAMTQGDVYIENAISEHLKPVIAKLKEAGVTIEEAVEGIRVTCDRRPKAVDIKTMPYPGFPTDMQAQFMALLAVSDGAGLVTETVFENRFMHVDELKRMGASIKIDGRTSIVEGVDHLTGCQVKATDLRAGAAMVLAGLVSEGETQVGYIHHIDRGYDKLVEKLVGLGADIRRTDD, encoded by the coding sequence ATGGAGAAGTTGATTATAAAGGGCGGCTGTCGGCTTGCGGGACGCGTGAAGATCAGTGGTGCGAAGAACGCTGTGCTGCCCATCATCGCCGCGACGCTTCTGGGGCAGGACGCCCCGAGCCGCTTGGAGGAGGTTCCTTCGCTCGACGATGTGCATACGATCACGGAGGTGCTGCAGGCGCTCGGCGTACATGCGGCGTTCGACAATGCGGCGAACGCGCTGACCGTGGACAGCTGCGAGATCAAGCGGACGGAAGCGCCCTACGAGCTTGTGCGCAAGATGCGCGCTTCTTTCCTCATCATGGGGCCGCTGCTCGCACGCCTCGGTCACGCGAAGATCTCGCTGCCGGGCGGCTGCGCCATCGGCACGCGCCCCATCGACCTGCATCTCAAGGGCTTCGAGGCCTTGGGCGCAAAGATCGAGATCGGGCATGGCTACATCGAGGCGCGTGCTGACGCGGGACTCAAGGGCGCACGCATCTACCTCGACTTCCCGAGTGTCGGCGCGACGGAAAACATCCTCATGGCGGCTTCGATGGCCGAGGGGCAGACCGTGCTCGAAAACCCTGCGCAGGAGCCGGAAATCGTCGATCTCGCAAACTTCCTGAACGTCATGGGCGCGAAGGTGCGCGGTGCGGGTACGAACGTCATCAAGATCGAAGGCGTCAAGAAGCTCACGGGGCACAACTATACGATCATCCCTGACCGCATCGAGGCGGGCACCTACATGGTCGCCGCCGCCATGACGCAGGGCGACGTCTATATCGAAAACGCCATTTCCGAGCACCTGAAGCCCGTCATTGCCAAACTCAAGGAGGCGGGCGTCACGATCGAGGAGGCTGTCGAAGGCATTCGCGTGACCTGCGACCGCAGGCCGAAGGCGGTCGACATCAAGACGATGCCGTATCCGGGCTTTCCGACGGACATGCAGGCGCAGTTCATGGCGCTCCTCGCCGTCTCGGACGGTGCGGGACTCGTGACGGAAACGGTCTTCGAGAACCGTTTCATGCACGTCGATGAATTGAAGCGCATGGGGGCGTCCATCAAGATTGACGGGCGCACATCCATCGTCGAGGGTGTCGATCATCTGACGGGCTGCCAGGTCAAGGCGACCGATCTGCGTGCCGGCGCTGCCATGGTGCTCGCGGGTCTCGTCTCCGAAGGAGAGACGCAGGTCGGCTACATCCACCACATCGATCGCGGCTACGACAAGCTCGTGGAGAAACTCGTGGGGCTTGGCGCGGACATTCGCCGCACGGATGATTGA
- a CDS encoding type I phosphomannose isomerase catalytic subunit: MIYPMKLRAPLKDYIWGGTRLKTEYGRKTSLAKVAESWELACHKEDQSVIENGADAGLTLEAYIAREGAHAALGSHGSRYPYFPLLIKLIDAHNDLSVQVHPDDSYAFEHEGEYGKMEMWYILDAEPGAEIIYGFKEEISREECRRRIEENTLLDVVRRVKVKAGDAIVIPAGTLHAIGRGIFLAEIQQNSDTTYRVYDYARCGADGRLRDLHIDKALDVLSFAPPAYDVNRGEKFSIFAEHEMTVVARTEFFTVYHFALKGRCHLQAGRTSFQSIVALGGPMELSWSGGEEILEKGDSYFIPASFGDYTMRGEGAFLLTEI; this comes from the coding sequence ATGATATACCCGATGAAGCTTCGAGCGCCGCTCAAGGACTATATCTGGGGCGGCACGCGCCTCAAGACGGAGTACGGCAGAAAGACGTCTCTCGCGAAGGTCGCGGAGAGCTGGGAGCTTGCGTGTCACAAAGAGGATCAGAGCGTTATCGAGAACGGCGCGGACGCGGGTCTGACGCTGGAAGCGTACATCGCGCGCGAAGGGGCGCACGCTGCGCTCGGCTCGCACGGTTCGCGCTATCCGTATTTCCCGCTTTTGATTAAGCTCATCGACGCGCACAACGATCTCTCGGTGCAGGTGCATCCAGACGACAGTTACGCCTTCGAGCACGAGGGCGAGTACGGAAAGATGGAGATGTGGTACATTCTCGATGCCGAGCCTGGGGCGGAGATCATCTACGGCTTCAAGGAAGAGATCTCGCGCGAAGAGTGCCGCCGCCGCATCGAGGAGAACACGCTCTTGGACGTCGTGCGGCGCGTCAAGGTGAAGGCGGGCGACGCCATCGTGATTCCGGCAGGCACGCTCCATGCCATCGGGCGCGGCATCTTCCTTGCGGAGATTCAGCAGAATTCCGATACGACGTACCGCGTCTACGACTATGCGCGGTGCGGCGCGGACGGCAGGCTGCGCGACCTGCACATCGACAAGGCGCTCGACGTGCTCTCGTTCGCGCCGCCGGCGTATGACGTGAACCGTGGCGAGAAGTTCTCCATTTTCGCCGAGCATGAGATGACGGTCGTCGCACGAACCGAGTTTTTCACGGTCTATCACTTCGCCCTCAAGGGTCGTTGCCACTTGCAGGCGGGACGCACGAGCTTCCAGTCCATCGTCGCGCTCGGAGGCCCTATGGAGCTTTCGTGGTCGGGCGGCGAGGAGATTTTGGAGAAGGGCGATTCGTACTTCATACCGGCGAGCTTCGGTGACTACACGATGCGCGGCGAGGGAGCGTTTCTTCTGACGGAGATCTAG
- the folE gene encoding GTP cyclohydrolase I — MNEKASAAMRRFLEAMGLDLAACGMEKTPERVTEMFELLFSGCGEDASSAWGELFETKARGLTAVQHIPFYSLCEHHLVPFFGEVHIAYLPKDGRIAGFSRFVHVVNLLARRPQLQERFTREIADAVLDGLSAEGVLVIVEARQLCMMMRGELAPGTRTLTSETGGTITADAALGKEAWDLLMRGAKEG, encoded by the coding sequence ATGAACGAAAAGGCGAGCGCGGCGATGCGCCGGTTCCTTGAAGCGATGGGACTCGATCTCGCGGCGTGCGGCATGGAGAAGACGCCGGAGCGCGTGACGGAGATGTTTGAGCTGCTCTTTTCGGGCTGCGGCGAAGATGCGTCTTCGGCTTGGGGCGAGCTTTTCGAGACGAAGGCGCGCGGTCTGACGGCGGTGCAGCATATCCCGTTTTATTCGCTGTGCGAGCATCATCTCGTGCCGTTCTTCGGCGAGGTGCATATCGCCTATTTGCCGAAGGACGGCAGGATCGCGGGGTTCAGCAGGTTCGTCCATGTCGTGAATCTTCTCGCGAGGAGGCCGCAGCTGCAGGAGCGGTTTACGCGCGAGATCGCGGACGCCGTGCTCGACGGGCTTTCGGCAGAGGGCGTGCTCGTCATTGTCGAGGCGCGGCAGCTGTGCATGATGATGCGCGGCGAGCTTGCGCCCGGAACGCGCACGCTGACTTCGGAAACGGGCGGCACGATCACCGCCGATGCGGCTCTTGGTAAGGAGGCATGGGATCTTCTGATGCGCGGAGCGAAGGAGGGATGA
- a CDS encoding glutaredoxin family protein, translating into MVKVYSITQCPWCDKVKKYLKSKNIAYEEHNIEEDEAARKECEAISGDLIVPVTTVNGKDFVVSFDKAKLDAILGI; encoded by the coding sequence ATGGTAAAGGTCTATTCCATCACACAGTGCCCTTGGTGCGACAAGGTCAAAAAGTATCTGAAGTCGAAGAACATCGCCTACGAGGAGCACAACATCGAGGAGGACGAGGCGGCGCGCAAGGAGTGCGAGGCCATTTCGGGCGATCTCATCGTGCCGGTGACGACGGTCAACGGCAAGGACTTCGTCGTGAGCTTCGACAAGGCGAAGCTCGATGCGATTCTCGGTATATAA
- a CDS encoding NAD(P)/FAD-dependent oxidoreductase, with product MAKETIQKDVVIIGAGMAGLTAALYAGRMNFSTLVLENAIVGGQIANATGIENYPGFLSVSGSDLIQTVQQQAETFGAVVDEFDAIEQVTLEGAVKRVETESAVYETPVVIIASGMSRRKLPLAAEAKYAGRGVHYCELCDGHMYQDKIIAVMGGGNAALDAANFLSRYAKKLYLVHRSKLRADEVSQKRLRENPKAEILLETEIRALRGEGKLESIEIFDKKAGEARELAVDAIFVNIGVQPNTALFEGQVEINEKGHIVAGEDCRTNIPGVFVAGDIREKEIHQLTTAASDGTTAALLAEKYITGGKTSW from the coding sequence ATGGCAAAGGAAACGATACAGAAGGACGTCGTCATCATCGGTGCGGGCATGGCAGGGCTGACGGCGGCGCTCTACGCGGGACGCATGAATTTTTCGACGCTCGTCCTGGAGAATGCCATCGTCGGCGGGCAGATTGCGAACGCCACGGGCATTGAGAATTATCCGGGCTTTTTGAGCGTCTCGGGCAGCGACCTCATTCAGACAGTGCAGCAGCAGGCGGAGACGTTCGGCGCCGTCGTCGACGAGTTCGATGCGATTGAGCAGGTTACGCTCGAAGGCGCGGTCAAGCGCGTCGAGACGGAGAGCGCCGTTTACGAGACGCCCGTCGTCATCATCGCCTCGGGCATGAGCCGCAGGAAGCTGCCGCTCGCTGCGGAAGCGAAGTACGCGGGGCGCGGCGTCCACTACTGCGAGCTTTGCGACGGACACATGTATCAAGATAAAATCATTGCCGTCATGGGTGGCGGCAATGCGGCGCTCGATGCGGCGAACTTCCTCTCGCGTTACGCGAAGAAGCTCTACCTCGTGCATCGCTCCAAGCTTCGCGCCGACGAAGTTTCGCAGAAGCGTCTCCGAGAAAATCCCAAGGCGGAGATCTTGCTCGAAACGGAGATCCGTGCCTTGCGGGGCGAGGGAAAGCTCGAATCTATCGAGATTTTCGACAAGAAGGCGGGCGAGGCACGGGAACTTGCCGTCGACGCCATATTTGTCAACATCGGCGTGCAGCCGAACACGGCGCTCTTTGAGGGACAGGTCGAGATCAACGAGAAGGGGCATATCGTCGCGGGCGAGGACTGCCGCACGAATATCCCCGGCGTCTTCGTCGCCGGCGACATTCGCGAGAAGGAGATCCATCAGCTGACGACTGCCGCATCCGACGGCACGACGGCGGCGCTTCTCGCCGAGAAGTACATCACAGGAGGGAAAACATCATGGTAA
- a CDS encoding GGDEF domain-containing protein, translating into MERYKTPVAGYENQCVELLLEKLGVVTFDYDIEHDVLLLAKARDGMTEKRFEGFCRTLCTENRGMIHPDSVEQLVALFRGQTTGVREVLLDMAEVPQGRYSWYEVAVKLLRDETGRVQRTIGILWDIESSMGKMEQSFAHFRSERDSVTGILNGAGLEKAVQTYLAGHGRDESNALMAISFGNICQLAEQRGKHWTDQLLVRICKAVGSFFRAGDVIAHLGDGQFAVFVKDMERTEVMDMKARAIRTLFGGENTQFGGYGLECRIAVSYYPEDGTSFHELLQTAEKRQSLDRGDKAAAKLLTLA; encoded by the coding sequence ATGGAAAGATATAAGACTCCGGTAGCAGGTTACGAGAATCAATGCGTAGAGCTGTTATTGGAAAAACTGGGTGTGGTCACGTTTGACTACGACATTGAGCACGATGTGCTTCTTTTGGCGAAGGCGCGCGACGGTATGACGGAGAAGCGCTTCGAGGGGTTCTGCCGCACCCTTTGCACCGAAAATCGCGGCATGATTCATCCTGATTCGGTCGAGCAGCTCGTGGCGCTTTTCCGTGGGCAGACGACGGGCGTGCGCGAGGTCTTGCTCGACATGGCAGAAGTGCCGCAGGGGCGCTATTCGTGGTACGAGGTCGCCGTGAAGCTCCTGCGCGACGAGACGGGGCGCGTACAGCGCACGATCGGCATCCTCTGGGACATCGAGTCGAGCATGGGCAAGATGGAGCAGAGTTTCGCGCATTTCCGCTCGGAGCGCGATTCGGTCACGGGCATATTGAACGGTGCAGGGCTGGAGAAAGCGGTGCAGACGTATCTTGCAGGTCATGGCCGCGACGAGAGCAACGCTCTGATGGCCATTTCCTTCGGCAATATTTGCCAGCTCGCAGAGCAGCGCGGCAAGCATTGGACGGATCAGCTTCTCGTGCGTATATGCAAGGCGGTCGGCAGTTTCTTCCGTGCGGGCGACGTGATTGCGCATCTGGGCGACGGCCAGTTCGCCGTTTTTGTCAAGGATATGGAGCGCACGGAGGTCATGGATATGAAGGCGCGGGCAATCCGCACGCTGTTCGGCGGTGAGAATACGCAGTTCGGCGGCTATGGCTTAGAGTGCCGCATCGCCGTTTCGTACTATCCGGAGGACGGCACGTCTTTCCATGAGCTTTTGCAAACGGCGGAGAAGAGGCAGTCACTTGATCGCGGTGATAAAGCGGCTGCAAAGCTGCTAACGCTGGCTTAA
- a CDS encoding fructose-bisphosphatase class III produces MEQGTQKKNKLLGLLAEKYPTLESVYERLISLQAQLGLPKGIEHFMSDLHGEYESFFHILNNCSGVIREKVEYVFADRMTDEEKAEFCTLIYYPKEKIERMHAERKDTPAWYRENLARLLELSKLMSYKYPAAKVRGFIPKRYESVIVELLYTRPEEDTAQAQYHRRLLATIVQIDSGAGFIEAFCVLVKRLAVDHLHIVGDFFDRGSRPDAILNMILDYHDIDIEWGNHDVMWMGAAAGSEVCIAGVVRNSLRYHNTDVLERGYGISLRPLSLFSTRIYPDSNAIRASEKAITMIMLKLEGQLIARNPDFEMESRRLLDKINYNSSYVMLGDRRYELESAYFPTIDPKDPFALSEEEERIIADLKSYFTESEMLQKHVDFLYKKGSLYKCCNGNLLYHGCVPVNEDGSLRDVIFDGKAYKGRAYFDYADRRARRAYLFRAQEDLDFMWFLWCGRTSPCSGREVKTFERSLLEDESTWKEPADPYYRLLDDEDFCRSILAEFGLPESGHIINGHVPVKVKKGETPVKAHGKAIIIDGGFCQAYHKKTGISGFTLISNSRGFRLLMHQQVADVRQALKENKDIESVSETVELQTKLTTLGDTDEGKDIQEEIADLYNLLIAYQNGVIEPKA; encoded by the coding sequence ATGGAACAGGGCACGCAGAAGAAGAACAAGCTCTTGGGGCTTCTCGCCGAGAAGTACCCGACGCTGGAATCCGTCTACGAAAGGCTCATCTCCCTGCAGGCGCAGCTCGGTCTGCCCAAGGGCATTGAGCATTTCATGAGCGATCTGCACGGCGAGTACGAGTCGTTCTTCCACATCTTGAACAACTGCTCGGGCGTCATTCGCGAGAAGGTCGAATACGTCTTTGCCGACCGCATGACGGATGAAGAGAAGGCGGAGTTCTGCACGCTCATCTACTACCCGAAGGAAAAGATCGAGCGCATGCATGCCGAGCGCAAGGACACGCCCGCCTGGTATCGCGAGAACCTCGCGCGGCTCTTGGAGCTGTCGAAGCTCATGAGTTACAAGTACCCGGCGGCGAAGGTGCGCGGCTTCATCCCCAAGCGCTATGAGTCCGTCATCGTCGAGCTTCTTTACACGCGCCCCGAGGAGGACACGGCGCAGGCGCAGTACCATCGCCGCCTCCTCGCGACCATCGTGCAGATCGACAGCGGCGCGGGCTTCATCGAAGCGTTCTGCGTGCTCGTCAAGCGTCTCGCCGTCGATCATCTGCACATCGTCGGCGACTTCTTCGACCGCGGCAGCCGTCCCGACGCGATTCTCAACATGATCCTCGACTACCACGATATCGACATCGAGTGGGGCAACCACGACGTCATGTGGATGGGCGCGGCAGCGGGCAGTGAGGTCTGCATCGCGGGCGTCGTGAGAAACAGCCTGCGCTACCACAACACCGACGTCTTAGAGCGCGGCTACGGCATCAGCCTGCGTCCCCTATCGCTCTTTTCGACGCGCATCTATCCCGATTCCAATGCCATCCGCGCCTCGGAGAAGGCGATCACGATGATTATGCTGAAGCTCGAAGGCCAGCTCATCGCCAGGAATCCCGACTTCGAGATGGAGAGTCGCCGTCTCCTCGACAAGATCAATTACAACTCCTCCTACGTCATGCTCGGCGATCGCCGCTACGAGCTGGAGAGCGCCTACTTCCCGACGATCGACCCGAAAGATCCGTTCGCGCTCTCGGAGGAGGAGGAGCGCATCATCGCCGACCTCAAATCGTACTTCACGGAGAGCGAGATGCTGCAAAAGCACGTCGACTTCCTCTACAAGAAGGGAAGTCTCTACAAGTGCTGCAACGGCAACCTTCTTTACCACGGCTGCGTTCCCGTCAACGAGGACGGCTCGCTTCGCGACGTCATCTTCGACGGCAAGGCTTACAAGGGACGCGCCTACTTCGATTATGCCGACCGCCGCGCGCGCCGCGCCTACCTCTTCCGGGCGCAGGAGGATCTCGACTTCATGTGGTTCTTGTGGTGCGGCAGGACGTCGCCGTGCTCGGGACGCGAGGTCAAGACCTTCGAGCGCTCGCTCCTGGAAGACGAGAGCACATGGAAGGAGCCTGCCGATCCCTACTACCGCCTGCTGGACGACGAGGATTTCTGCCGCTCCATCCTCGCGGAATTCGGCCTGCCCGAGAGCGGGCACATCATCAACGGTCATGTGCCCGTCAAGGTCAAGAAGGGAGAAACGCCCGTCAAGGCGCACGGCAAGGCCATCATCATCGACGGCGGCTTCTGCCAGGCGTACCACAAGAAAACGGGCATCTCGGGCTTCACGCTCATCTCCAACTCGCGCGGCTTCCGGCTCCTCATGCACCAACAGGTCGCCGATGTGCGCCAGGCGCTGAAGGAGAACAAGGACATCGAATCCGTCTCCGAGACGGTCGAACTGCAGACGAAGCTCACGACGCTCGGCGACACGGACGAGGGCAAGGACATCCAAGAGGAAATCGCTGACCTCTACAACTTGCTCATCGCCTATCAGAACGGCGTGATCGAGCCGAAGGCATAG
- a CDS encoding AEC family transporter: MDEKLFRILYVFSDLAAPLLAGYIAYQRGRISDALCNAIIRFNIIVMATLLAVLSFWVMPLSRSLLWLPLFSALFMLVPGTIAYLTFARRHKDALSRGAYYMSAMLTNIGTIAGLSAFILYDETGFAYVQIVSSFQVGLLVLVCFPLAAMFRAQGAKEGARVHLSLRELFLTPNQVPVLGLIAGLALNVFGVERPAVLGTAFQALVHIGAWTALFPVGCLVDFSRARPYIKKTADLIPLRFLLTPLIFFGLCRLLFADSVLIGSVLLIAAAPTAINAVLTARLYKLNVDLTVASFLVTTVIYLLLFYPLFFLYVTHGGSF; this comes from the coding sequence ATGGACGAAAAACTCTTCCGCATCCTCTACGTATTCAGCGACCTCGCCGCGCCCCTTCTCGCGGGCTACATCGCCTATCAGCGAGGCCGCATCTCCGACGCGCTATGCAATGCCATCATCCGCTTCAACATCATCGTCATGGCGACGCTGCTCGCCGTCTTGAGCTTCTGGGTCATGCCGCTGTCGAGAAGCCTCCTGTGGCTGCCGCTCTTCAGTGCGCTCTTCATGCTCGTGCCCGGCACCATCGCCTATTTAACCTTCGCTCGCCGCCACAAGGACGCCCTTTCGCGCGGCGCCTACTACATGAGCGCCATGCTCACGAACATCGGCACGATCGCGGGGCTCTCCGCCTTCATTCTCTACGACGAGACTGGATTCGCCTACGTGCAGATCGTCTCATCGTTCCAAGTCGGCCTCCTCGTGCTCGTATGCTTCCCGCTCGCCGCGATGTTCCGTGCGCAAGGGGCGAAAGAGGGGGCTCGCGTCCACCTGTCGCTTAGGGAACTCTTTCTCACGCCGAACCAGGTGCCCGTGCTCGGTCTCATCGCAGGACTCGCACTCAACGTCTTCGGCGTCGAGCGTCCTGCCGTGCTCGGCACAGCGTTTCAAGCGCTCGTGCATATCGGCGCCTGGACGGCGCTCTTTCCCGTCGGCTGTCTCGTCGACTTTTCGCGCGCGCGTCCCTACATCAAAAAGACCGCCGACCTCATCCCCCTGCGCTTCCTCCTCACGCCGCTGATCTTCTTCGGACTCTGCCGCCTGCTCTTTGCGGACTCCGTGCTCATCGGCAGCGTGCTCCTCATCGCTGCCGCGCCGACGGCGATCAACGCCGTCCTGACCGCGCGGCTCTACAAGCTCAACGTAGACCTCACCGTCGCGAGCTTCCTCGTCACGACCGTCATCTACCTCTTGCTCTTCTACCCGCTCTTCTTCCTCTACGTGACGCACGGCGGCAGCTTCTGA
- a CDS encoding DedA family protein, translating to MEQFTQTFLEFIDAWGYVAVAVLMALENACIPIPSELILGFSGYLIFADRMGFVGAMIAGMVGGMAGSIFAYLVGRYGGRSFVDKYGKYFFVKKSHVDIAQRWFDKYGVKAVFFSRMLPVVRTFISLPAGFAHVDMKKFLLYTFLGSLPWTALILGIGMALGESWQIMLKVGHEVSIAFVIVSCIIVAGLYWRYRRSRQQKAKEALIK from the coding sequence ATGGAGCAGTTCACGCAGACATTTTTGGAGTTCATTGATGCCTGGGGTTATGTGGCGGTCGCCGTCTTGATGGCCTTGGAGAATGCCTGTATACCGATTCCGAGTGAGCTGATCCTCGGATTTTCGGGCTATCTGATCTTCGCCGACCGCATGGGTTTCGTCGGGGCGATGATTGCCGGCATGGTCGGCGGCATGGCGGGATCGATCTTCGCTTATCTCGTCGGGCGCTACGGCGGGCGTTCCTTTGTCGACAAGTACGGCAAGTATTTCTTCGTGAAGAAGTCGCACGTCGATATCGCGCAGCGCTGGTTTGACAAGTATGGCGTCAAGGCGGTGTTTTTCAGCCGCATGCTTCCCGTCGTGCGCACGTTCATCTCGCTTCCGGCGGGCTTTGCGCATGTGGACATGAAGAAGTTTCTCCTCTACACGTTCCTCGGCTCTCTGCCGTGGACGGCGCTGATCCTCGGCATTGGCATGGCGCTTGGCGAGAGCTGGCAGATCATGCTCAAGGTCGGACATGAGGTGAGCATCGCCTTCGTCATTGTAAGCTGCATCATCGTCGCCGGTCTTTACTGGCGCTATCGCCGCAGCCGCCAGCAGAAGGCAAAGGAAGCGCTGATAAAATGA
- a CDS encoding metal-dependent hydrolase, which translates to MKWVSHEVVTGMAVYTLTGALVPTACAMAGAVLPDWIEGKGGGVRLPWAGLLAHRGWSHWPLLYVLGFLALGAFGEELGEDALSLILAGRFILLGALFHIAEDALCGKVPLLHPKKKVGVRLFRVGSFGEYAFALVLVLFFYGIGRLVFR; encoded by the coding sequence ATGAAATGGGTCAGCCATGAGGTTGTGACGGGTATGGCGGTCTATACGCTGACGGGCGCTCTCGTGCCGACAGCGTGCGCCATGGCGGGCGCGGTGCTTCCCGACTGGATCGAGGGCAAGGGCGGCGGCGTGCGCCTGCCGTGGGCGGGACTCCTCGCCCATCGCGGCTGGTCGCACTGGCCGCTCCTTTACGTCCTCGGCTTTCTCGCTCTGGGCGCTTTCGGCGAGGAGCTGGGCGAGGACGCCCTCTCTCTCATTCTCGCGGGGCGTTTCATCCTCCTCGGCGCACTCTTTCATATCGCCGAGGATGCGCTTTGCGGCAAGGTGCCGCTCCTTCATCCGAAGAAGAAGGTCGGCGTGCGCCTCTTCCGTGTCGGCTCGTTCGGCGAGTACGCCTTCGCGCTTGTCCTCGTCCTTTTCTTTTATGGAATCGGACGATTGGTTTTCCGGTAA